Proteins encoded within one genomic window of Pseudalkalibacillus sp. SCS-8:
- a CDS encoding DUF5317 domain-containing protein: MVYDGILLAILVGFLRKGSLKGFANLNIKYGWVFPLLLLTQWMIFLLQNKYEMLGMISNYVFIAIYIVGLTLLWVNRKLGIGVWLILIGVFLNFVVMGANGGRMPVSLEAAGYLDPAYGQALQEGYYGKHTPLTDDTYFGFLGDVIPLPEFYPRQQVISFGDIIMNIGIFLFIQTIMVNRQSRIFNRLPNLRKGGEEHVS; the protein is encoded by the coding sequence ATGGTCTATGATGGCATACTTCTCGCGATTCTTGTCGGGTTTTTACGAAAAGGTAGCTTGAAAGGGTTCGCGAATTTGAACATCAAGTATGGATGGGTGTTCCCACTCCTATTATTGACCCAATGGATGATTTTCCTACTCCAGAATAAATACGAAATGCTTGGGATGATCAGCAATTACGTGTTCATCGCCATCTATATTGTCGGATTGACGCTCCTCTGGGTCAATCGGAAGCTTGGGATTGGCGTTTGGCTCATTCTGATCGGCGTATTTTTAAACTTTGTCGTCATGGGCGCGAACGGCGGTCGTATGCCGGTTTCGCTTGAAGCGGCGGGTTATTTGGATCCTGCATACGGACAAGCGTTGCAGGAAGGGTATTACGGAAAGCATACACCATTGACAGACGATACATATTTCGGGTTCCTCGGGGACGTCATTCCACTCCCTGAATTCTATCCACGGCAGCAAGTCATCAGTTTCGGTGACATCATCATGAATATTGGAATTTTCCTCTTCATCCAGACGATTATGGTCAACCGGCAGAGCCGTATCTTCAATCGATTGCCGAACCTACGTAAAGGAGGTGAGGAACATGTCAGTTAA
- the galU gene encoding UTP--glucose-1-phosphate uridylyltransferase GalU, with amino-acid sequence MKEIKKAVIPAAGLGTRFLPATKAMPKEMLPIVDKPTIQYIVEEAVESGIEDIIIVTGKGKRAIEDHFDLSLDLEQTLAMRDKQELLEKVQHASHLVNIHYIRQREPLGLGHAVWCARKFIGDESFAVLLGDDIVEAKTPGLKQLINEYNETGSSIIGVQQVEDHQTHRYGIIDPFDKVGRRYRFSNVIEKPKYDPPSNLAVMGRYILTPEIFELLENQQTGAGGEIQLTDAIQALNKTLDVFAYDFQGKRFDVGEKLGFILTNIYFGLKDKDIGDDLLEELKKLLSGETQKK; translated from the coding sequence ATGAAGGAAATTAAAAAAGCGGTCATTCCGGCAGCGGGATTAGGAACACGATTCCTTCCAGCCACAAAAGCAATGCCGAAGGAAATGCTTCCGATCGTCGACAAACCGACGATCCAATACATTGTAGAGGAAGCCGTAGAATCAGGAATTGAAGACATCATCATCGTCACAGGTAAAGGGAAAAGAGCGATCGAGGATCACTTTGACCTCTCGCTGGATTTAGAACAGACACTCGCCATGCGAGATAAACAAGAATTACTGGAAAAAGTCCAACACGCCTCTCACCTCGTAAACATTCACTATATCCGACAGAGAGAACCACTCGGATTAGGACATGCCGTCTGGTGCGCACGAAAATTCATCGGGGATGAGTCATTCGCAGTATTACTGGGTGATGACATCGTTGAAGCCAAAACGCCAGGGTTGAAACAACTTATTAACGAATACAATGAAACCGGCTCCTCAATAATAGGAGTTCAGCAAGTAGAAGATCATCAGACCCACCGTTATGGAATTATCGATCCCTTCGATAAAGTAGGAAGACGATACAGGTTCAGCAATGTGATCGAAAAACCGAAATACGATCCACCTTCCAACTTGGCAGTCATGGGCCGATACATCCTGACACCTGAGATTTTTGAACTACTCGAAAATCAACAAACTGGAGCAGGTGGAGAAATCCAACTAACGGACGCCATCCAAGCCCTCAACAAAACCCTAGACGTATTCGCTTACGACTTCCAAGGAAAACGATTTGATGTAGGAGAAAAACTAGGATTTATCCTCACAAACATTTATTTTGGATTAAAGGACAAGGACATCGGTGATGATCTATTAGAAGAACTGAAAAAGCTGTTATCAGGAGAGACACAGAAAAAATAA
- a CDS encoding CpsD/CapB family tyrosine-protein kinase, giving the protein MKRKHKKAVREFKERSLITHYNSKSPISEQYRTIRSNIHFSSIDTEYRTLMVTSSGPGEGKSTTTANLAVVMAQQGKRVLLIDADLRKPTAHYTFRVSNAKGLTNVLTRQVNLLDAVSLTEVDRLHILPSGPVPPNPAELLGSRMMQELTKEALDEFDMVIFDTPPVLAVTDAQILANTCDGVVLVVGSGVTEKDAAQKSKELLVAAKAKLLGVVLNRKKMDDKNYYYYYGN; this is encoded by the coding sequence TTGAAGCGTAAGCATAAAAAAGCCGTTAGAGAATTTAAAGAACGAAGTCTTATAACACACTACAATTCAAAATCACCAATTTCAGAACAATATCGAACGATCCGATCAAACATTCACTTTTCTTCGATAGACACTGAATACCGTACGTTAATGGTCACCTCATCTGGACCTGGGGAAGGAAAGTCAACGACAACGGCAAACCTTGCAGTAGTAATGGCCCAGCAAGGAAAAAGAGTCTTGTTAATTGACGCTGATCTTCGAAAGCCAACAGCGCACTATACTTTCAGAGTGAGTAATGCAAAGGGTCTTACAAATGTTTTGACGAGACAAGTTAATTTACTAGATGCAGTTAGTTTGACTGAAGTGGATCGACTTCACATCCTGCCTAGCGGTCCTGTACCTCCCAACCCGGCTGAATTGTTAGGATCTAGAATGATGCAGGAATTAACCAAAGAAGCCTTAGATGAATTTGACATGGTAATCTTTGATACACCACCAGTGTTAGCGGTAACAGATGCGCAAATCCTAGCCAATACATGTGACGGGGTTGTATTAGTAGTCGGTAGTGGTGTAACGGAAAAAGATGCAGCTCAGAAATCAAAGGAATTGTTAGTAGCAGCTAAGGCTAAGTTACTAGGTGTGGTGTTAAATCGAAAGAAAATGGATGACAAAAATTATTACTATTATTATGGGAATTAA
- a CDS encoding diguanylate cyclase → MKIIQTVKNPITLYISAICLLGLTVAGSVLYGNFQPALSLGVFALFLAAILLLEFHTILMPPKGNSLSMDSPVYIACLFIFGLEAALQVLLVSLIIFSIFQRKAVWWKHLFNFSNYTLMISGSYFAFKMLGGELGLVAIDNLLPHVVATSVYFLVNVSIIGFYFLIALSGSVKNEVEGILHEAASGYLITLVLSLILCFLIKVDVYVGLVLFTTMGFLLSIAFKQYFTIYQSVSKKANRDFLTGLYNHGYFKELLDSKVQEANDQNKPISMAIIDLDDFKKYNDTFGHLKGDELLQRVGQLIQKESRNNDVVARYGGEEFVILMPDTTENEAYKRMNALRKKMNDTHYDGVEVLPYGCLSFSAGVCQYQEGTSSDFLYRTDQAMYIAKSKGKNMISRYEEEKQEANIFCEEKLNVAKRQVDIFLTKDLMTYRHSNRVHDYAVEFGKRLDLTEKERHLLTLGSIIHDIGKVEIPRELLTKPSKLTSEEWEMMKKHVTWGKDWVQSIEGFEDIIPLVELHHERFDGNGYPYGMKEYSIPKLARILCIVDSFDAMTTERPYQPTKTFEEAFSELRRCAGTQFDPDLVEPFIEMVEECYLSEEMRV, encoded by the coding sequence ATGAAAATCATACAAACTGTAAAAAATCCCATCACCCTATACATATCCGCCATATGCCTTTTGGGATTGACCGTTGCTGGATCCGTTTTATATGGGAACTTTCAGCCGGCCCTCAGTCTCGGCGTCTTCGCTTTATTTTTAGCCGCAATCTTATTGCTTGAATTTCATACGATCTTGATGCCGCCGAAAGGGAACTCTCTTTCGATGGATTCGCCAGTCTATATTGCATGTTTATTTATATTCGGCCTTGAAGCCGCACTACAGGTATTACTCGTTTCGTTAATCATTTTCAGTATCTTCCAGCGAAAAGCGGTCTGGTGGAAGCACTTATTTAATTTTTCCAATTATACCTTAATGATTTCCGGATCGTACTTTGCTTTTAAAATGCTTGGGGGCGAATTGGGGCTTGTCGCGATCGACAACCTTCTTCCTCATGTTGTTGCGACCTCTGTTTATTTTCTTGTGAACGTGAGCATCATAGGCTTTTATTTCTTAATTGCCCTGTCCGGCAGTGTGAAGAATGAGGTGGAAGGAATTCTTCATGAAGCGGCATCCGGGTACTTGATTACCCTCGTCTTGTCGTTGATCCTCTGTTTCTTGATTAAAGTCGATGTGTATGTGGGGCTGGTCCTGTTCACAACGATGGGCTTCCTTCTGTCGATTGCGTTCAAGCAGTATTTTACGATCTACCAATCCGTTTCGAAAAAAGCGAACCGCGATTTTCTGACAGGACTCTACAACCACGGCTATTTCAAGGAGCTTTTGGATTCAAAGGTCCAGGAAGCGAATGACCAGAATAAGCCGATCAGTATGGCGATCATTGATCTTGATGATTTTAAAAAATATAACGATACGTTCGGGCATTTGAAGGGTGATGAGCTGTTGCAGCGGGTTGGTCAACTGATCCAGAAAGAAAGCCGGAACAATGACGTTGTCGCGAGGTATGGTGGTGAGGAATTCGTCATCCTTATGCCGGATACGACGGAAAATGAAGCGTATAAACGGATGAATGCGCTTCGGAAGAAGATGAACGATACGCATTACGACGGTGTCGAGGTGCTCCCTTATGGCTGTCTCTCCTTCTCTGCCGGGGTTTGTCAGTACCAGGAAGGCACGAGCTCAGACTTCCTGTACCGCACCGACCAGGCGATGTATATCGCAAAAAGTAAGGGTAAGAACATGATCAGCCGTTATGAAGAGGAAAAGCAGGAAGCGAACATCTTTTGTGAAGAGAAGCTGAATGTTGCGAAGCGCCAAGTCGATATCTTTTTGACGAAGGATCTGATGACGTACCGTCACTCGAACAGGGTACACGATTATGCCGTCGAGTTCGGAAAGCGGTTGGATCTGACGGAAAAAGAACGTCATTTGCTGACGTTAGGGTCGATCATCCATGATATCGGAAAGGTCGAGATTCCACGGGAGCTGTTGACGAAGCCGAGTAAGCTTACGTCTGAAGAATGGGAAATGATGAAAAAGCACGTGACCTGGGGGAAAGACTGGGTCCAATCCATTGAAGGATTTGAAGACATCATTCCACTTGTCGAGCTCCATCACGAACGGTTTGACGGAAACGGTTACCCATACGGAATGAAAGAATACTCCATTCCTAAGCTCGCACGAATCCTATGTATCGTCGACTCCTTCGACGCCATGACAACCGAACGCCCCTACCAGCCAACGAAGACATTCGAAGAAGCGTTTAGTGAGCTGCGCCGATGCGCAGGGACGCAATTTGATCCGGATTTGGTAGAGCCATTCATTGAGATGGTAGAGGAATGTTATTTGTCGGAAGAGATGAGGGTTTAA
- a CDS encoding UDP-glucose/GDP-mannose dehydrogenase family protein translates to MNISVVGTGYVGLVTGVSLAEIGHHVTCIDIDQEKIEKMKAGISPIYEPGLEEMMKRNSEAGRLMFTSDYAKGVGSAEIVYIAVGTPQNEDGSANLSFLENAVKEVAAHLKHSIILVIKSTVPVGTNDYIKKYLKEYVQEGINVEVVSNPEFLREGSAVKDTFHGDRIVIGADDEEAAQVIEDINLPFDIPIYKTDIRSAEMIKYASNAFLATKISFINEISNICEKTGANVEDVAAGMGMDKRIGNQFLQAGIGYGGSCFPKDTKALVQIAGNVEHDFELLKSVIRVNNHQQKLLIDKALKRFGSLEGKKVAVLGLAFKPNTDDVREAASIPIVNELIRQGAHVKAYDPIANENAKKLLPEQTKYASSIEEAINSSDCVFILTEWDEIKQFPLSQYGEYMKNPVIFDGRNCHSLESAQTTNIEYHSMGRPVVNGRGGSNEGN, encoded by the coding sequence ATGAACATCTCTGTCGTAGGCACAGGTTATGTCGGGCTCGTTACAGGTGTCAGCCTTGCCGAAATCGGGCATCACGTAACCTGTATCGACATCGACCAGGAAAAAATCGAAAAAATGAAAGCCGGCATCTCCCCGATCTATGAACCAGGCTTAGAGGAAATGATGAAAAGAAACAGTGAAGCAGGCCGACTAATGTTCACGTCGGATTATGCAAAAGGCGTCGGTTCAGCGGAAATAGTTTATATCGCGGTCGGCACACCGCAAAACGAGGATGGTAGCGCTAATCTTTCGTTTCTTGAAAATGCGGTAAAAGAGGTAGCTGCACACCTGAAGCACTCCATCATTCTCGTTATAAAAAGTACAGTACCAGTCGGGACAAACGATTACATAAAAAAGTATTTGAAAGAATACGTACAAGAGGGGATTAACGTTGAAGTTGTCTCCAACCCGGAGTTTTTACGGGAAGGTTCAGCAGTAAAAGATACGTTTCATGGTGATCGGATTGTGATCGGGGCAGATGATGAAGAAGCTGCCCAAGTGATTGAAGACATCAACCTACCATTCGACATTCCGATTTATAAAACGGATATTCGAAGTGCCGAGATGATTAAATACGCCTCCAATGCTTTTCTGGCGACAAAAATCAGCTTCATTAATGAAATCTCGAACATATGTGAAAAAACCGGAGCGAACGTAGAGGATGTGGCAGCTGGAATGGGGATGGACAAACGGATTGGCAACCAGTTTCTTCAGGCAGGAATCGGATACGGCGGATCCTGTTTCCCAAAGGACACGAAAGCACTCGTCCAAATCGCCGGGAATGTCGAACACGATTTCGAGCTCTTAAAATCCGTCATCCGCGTGAACAATCACCAGCAAAAACTGCTTATCGATAAAGCGCTAAAACGATTCGGCTCATTGGAAGGAAAAAAAGTTGCAGTACTAGGCCTTGCCTTTAAACCGAATACCGATGATGTTCGGGAAGCCGCATCGATTCCGATCGTGAATGAACTAATTCGACAAGGCGCTCACGTTAAAGCCTATGATCCGATTGCGAATGAAAATGCGAAAAAGCTGTTACCAGAACAAACCAAATATGCCTCGTCTATTGAAGAAGCAATCAATAGTTCAGATTGTGTGTTCATCCTCACGGAATGGGACGAAATTAAACAATTTCCACTTTCTCAATATGGTGAATACATGAAAAATCCAGTTATTTTTGATGGACGAAACTGTCATTCACTCGAATCAGCTCAAACCACAAACATTGAATATCACTCGATGGGACGCCCAGTCGTAAATGGAAGAGGAGGTTCAAATGAAGGAAATTAA
- a CDS encoding exopolysaccharide biosynthesis polyprenyl glycosylphosphotransferase — protein sequence MALQKGFDNLHDEFSLSYNSDLLHTYKSSQLLFSTRKRVLDILIAIIGLLLTLPILLLVSIAIKLESPGSILYFQERVGKDGKYFNIIKLRSMYSDAEKKGAQWAIKNDPRVTMIGAFIRKTRIDEIPQLINVLKGDMSIIGPRPERPIFTAQFNKELPGFVNRLAVKPGITGWAQVNGGYEISPQEKLEFDLFYIENMSIKLDLKIIVKTISIIFTGEGAR from the coding sequence TTGGCATTACAAAAGGGTTTTGATAATTTACATGATGAGTTTTCCCTTTCGTACAATAGTGATTTATTACATACATATAAAAGTTCACAACTACTTTTTTCTACAAGGAAACGTGTTTTAGATATTTTAATAGCAATTATTGGGTTATTGCTAACACTTCCTATTTTGTTATTAGTTTCTATAGCGATTAAGTTGGAATCACCTGGAAGCATATTGTATTTTCAAGAACGCGTTGGCAAAGACGGGAAATATTTCAATATTATAAAATTACGATCCATGTATAGCGATGCTGAAAAAAAAGGAGCTCAATGGGCCATAAAAAATGACCCTCGAGTAACCATGATTGGTGCTTTTATACGGAAGACAAGAATTGATGAAATACCACAATTAATAAATGTATTAAAAGGTGATATGAGTATCATCGGCCCACGCCCAGAGCGTCCAATATTTACAGCACAATTTAATAAAGAATTACCTGGGTTTGTAAATCGTTTAGCGGTTAAACCGGGCATAACTGGTTGGGCACAAGTGAATGGCGGGTATGAAATATCCCCTCAAGAAAAGTTGGAATTTGATCTATTCTATATTGAAAATATGTCAATTAAATTGGACCTAAAAATAATAGTGAAAACGATATCAATTATCTTCACAGGTGAAGGTGCAAGATAA
- a CDS encoding YveK family protein, with amino-acid sequence MEETISLKEIFETLKKRLAMILLITLVATAASGLISYMFLTPIYQSSTQILVNQSNENQQVDFNQVRTNVEMINTYRVIIKSDNILEKVQNKLDSNESVSQLDSMIQVNSEQNSQVFTVSVQHSDPEMAATIANTVASTFESEIKEIMKLNVSNVTILSKADTPMSPIKPNPMLNMAIAFVVGLMAGVGLAFLLEYLDNTVKTEQDIEKQLELPVLGVIAEMNEKQIQQSTHMSKVRAGSERFEA; translated from the coding sequence ATGGAAGAAACGATCAGTTTAAAAGAAATATTCGAAACGTTGAAAAAACGACTCGCTATGATTCTATTAATAACATTAGTCGCCACAGCTGCGAGCGGGTTGATCAGTTATATGTTCTTAACGCCAATCTATCAATCTTCGACCCAAATCCTCGTCAACCAGTCCAATGAAAACCAACAAGTCGATTTCAATCAAGTACGAACGAACGTCGAAATGATTAATACATATCGCGTCATTATCAAGAGTGACAATATTCTTGAAAAAGTCCAAAATAAGTTAGATTCGAACGAATCCGTATCTCAACTAGATTCAATGATACAAGTAAACAGCGAACAAAATTCACAAGTATTCACAGTGTCTGTTCAACACTCTGACCCGGAAATGGCAGCAACGATTGCGAATACAGTTGCCAGTACATTCGAGTCCGAAATCAAAGAAATCATGAAATTAAATGTGAGTAATGTAACCATTCTTTCTAAGGCTGATACTCCTATGAGTCCAATTAAACCTAACCCTATGCTTAACATGGCGATCGCCTTTGTGGTTGGTTTAATGGCAGGTGTAGGTTTGGCATTCCTTCTAGAATACTTGGATAACACCGTAAAAACAGAGCAAGACATCGAGAAACAATTGGAACTACCGGTACTCGGTGTGATTGCAGAAATGAACGAAAAACAAATCCAACAATCCACTCACATGAGCAAGGTACGAGCAGGGAGTGAACGTTTTGAAGCGTAA
- a CDS encoding tyrosine-protein phosphatase has product MIDIHCHILPGIDDGAKTFEDSAKMAKVAIEEGITSIIATPHHNHHYQNHGKEIENHVARLKEHLQNEKINLEILLGQEPRITGDFLEQLEVGEIITLCDQGKYVHIELPSNQVPRYTKSIIFELRLKGITPIIVHPERNSEIMEDPELLYELVTEGALTQVTAASLTGEFGKNIQKFSFQLIQHNLTHFVASDAHNISNRSFNFKEAFKVIEKKIGINEKAKLQENAKAMAKGDIIYSESPILIRKRKILGIF; this is encoded by the coding sequence ATGATTGATATTCATTGTCATATCCTACCTGGTATTGATGACGGGGCCAAAACTTTTGAAGACAGTGCGAAAATGGCAAAAGTAGCAATAGAAGAAGGTATTACATCTATCATCGCGACACCCCACCATAATCATCATTATCAAAATCATGGTAAAGAAATTGAAAATCATGTAGCACGATTAAAGGAACATCTTCAAAACGAAAAGATCAATCTCGAAATACTACTTGGACAAGAACCTCGTATAACAGGGGATTTTTTAGAGCAATTAGAAGTTGGCGAAATCATTACCTTATGTGATCAAGGGAAATATGTACATATTGAACTACCGTCAAACCAAGTTCCACGATATACCAAATCCATTATATTTGAATTGCGACTAAAGGGAATCACACCCATCATTGTCCATCCTGAGCGGAACTCAGAAATCATGGAGGACCCGGAATTACTTTATGAACTTGTTACAGAAGGCGCTTTGACTCAAGTAACAGCTGCAAGTTTAACAGGGGAATTTGGTAAAAATATTCAAAAGTTTTCTTTTCAATTAATCCAACACAATCTCACGCATTTTGTAGCTAGCGATGCACATAATATTTCAAATCGTTCGTTCAATTTCAAAGAAGCTTTTAAAGTAATTGAAAAAAAAATAGGTATTAATGAGAAAGCTAAGTTGCAAGAAAATGCGAAAGCAATGGCTAAAGGAGATATTATTTATAGTGAGTCACCTATATTAATAAGAAAGAGAAAAATATTAGGAATCTTTTGA